One window from the genome of Bradyrhizobium xenonodulans encodes:
- a CDS encoding acyl-CoA dehydrogenase family protein — MSGVGAERTQEIADRVERFVRDVVVPFERDPRRDHHDCPKDELVTDLRELARAAGVLTPHILADGSHLSQGETAIVLAKTGLSPLGPLACNTAAPDEGNMYLLGKIGSPEIKERFLKPLVEGRARSAFFMTEPAEEGGAGSDPSMMTTICRRDGNQWVVNGRKAFITGARGAKVGIVMAKAEEGACMFLVDLPDPAITIDHVPNTIDSSMPGGHAVLTIRNLRIPADQMLGHPGEGFRYAQIRLSPARLSHCMRWLGACIRANEIATRYANRRQAFGKTLIDHEGVGFMLADNLIDLKQAELMISWCASVLDTGSLGTNESSMAKVAVSEALMRVADRCVQVMGGSGVTNETIVEQVFREVRAFRIYDGPTEVHKWSLAKKIKRDWQKANP; from the coding sequence ATGAGCGGGGTCGGCGCGGAGCGTACTCAAGAGATCGCGGATCGCGTCGAGCGCTTCGTTCGGGACGTCGTTGTCCCGTTCGAGCGCGATCCTCGCCGTGATCATCACGATTGCCCAAAGGACGAGTTGGTCACCGACCTGCGCGAGCTGGCGCGGGCTGCAGGCGTCTTGACGCCGCACATCCTGGCAGATGGTTCACACCTCTCGCAGGGCGAAACCGCTATCGTTCTGGCCAAGACGGGTCTATCGCCGCTTGGGCCGCTCGCGTGCAACACGGCGGCTCCCGACGAAGGCAACATGTACCTTCTGGGTAAAATTGGCTCGCCGGAGATCAAGGAACGCTTTCTCAAGCCGCTGGTCGAGGGACGCGCTCGGTCCGCCTTCTTCATGACCGAACCGGCCGAAGAAGGGGGAGCAGGCTCCGACCCATCGATGATGACCACGATCTGTCGCCGGGACGGTAATCAGTGGGTCGTGAACGGACGCAAGGCGTTCATCACAGGTGCCCGCGGAGCCAAGGTCGGCATCGTTATGGCAAAGGCCGAGGAGGGCGCCTGCATGTTCCTCGTCGATTTGCCTGATCCGGCAATCACCATCGATCATGTGCCCAACACGATCGACAGTTCGATGCCAGGCGGGCACGCCGTCCTGACCATCCGGAATCTGCGCATCCCGGCCGATCAAATGCTCGGACACCCGGGTGAGGGCTTCAGGTACGCGCAGATCCGCCTTTCGCCGGCCAGGTTGTCGCATTGCATGCGCTGGCTGGGCGCCTGCATTCGCGCGAACGAGATCGCGACGAGGTACGCCAACCGTCGGCAGGCGTTCGGCAAGACGCTCATCGATCATGAAGGAGTTGGCTTCATGTTGGCCGACAACCTGATCGACCTCAAGCAGGCCGAGTTGATGATCTCCTGGTGCGCGAGTGTCCTGGACACGGGATCGCTCGGAACAAACGAGAGCTCCATGGCGAAGGTTGCGGTCAGCGAGGCGCTCATGCGTGTCGCCGATCGTTGCGTGCAGGTCATGGGCGGATCGGGCGTGACCAACGAAACCATCGTCGAGCAGGTGTTTCGTGAGGTTCGTGCATTCCGCATCTACGACGGTCCCACCGAGGTGCACAAATGGTCACTTGCGAAAAAGATCAAGCGCGACTGGCAGAAGGCAAACCCGTGA
- a CDS encoding enoyl-CoA hydratase/isomerase family protein, giving the protein MSAPVEFSCDEKVATLTLARPEHGNAIDPAMARALLQAAERCDEDDDIRCVILTGRGKLFCAGGDVSAFAAAGDNVSAFLEDLAGTLHAAIVRLMYMRKPLITLVNGPAAGAGMSLAMIGDFALAARSAHFCAAYTALGLSPDGGMSWLLPRVVGLRRAQEIILSNRRVPSDEAERIGLVTRIVDGEQLLAAGTEIAAKLVAEPVAALGAARRLLVESYESTLEEQLELEMWSIAELGGSDESRRRVAAFAARRNSNG; this is encoded by the coding sequence ATGAGTGCTCCGGTCGAATTCTCTTGCGACGAAAAAGTCGCAACCTTGACGTTGGCACGTCCGGAACACGGAAACGCGATTGATCCGGCGATGGCCCGCGCTCTCCTGCAGGCCGCCGAACGTTGCGACGAAGATGATGATATCCGATGCGTCATCCTGACGGGGCGCGGAAAGCTGTTTTGCGCAGGCGGTGATGTCAGTGCGTTCGCCGCGGCTGGCGACAACGTGTCGGCATTCCTGGAGGATTTGGCGGGAACGCTTCACGCGGCGATTGTGCGCCTTATGTATATGCGGAAACCGCTGATTACGCTTGTGAACGGACCTGCAGCCGGAGCAGGCATGAGCCTCGCAATGATCGGCGACTTTGCGTTAGCGGCGCGGTCAGCGCACTTTTGCGCCGCCTATACCGCCTTAGGCCTCAGTCCTGACGGAGGAATGAGCTGGCTGCTACCGCGCGTGGTCGGCCTTAGGCGAGCACAGGAGATCATCTTGTCTAATCGACGCGTACCGAGCGACGAAGCGGAGCGAATAGGACTCGTTACGCGTATTGTCGATGGCGAGCAGCTGCTTGCTGCCGGCACCGAAATTGCCGCGAAACTTGTGGCAGAACCGGTGGCGGCGCTCGGCGCAGCACGCCGTCTCTTGGTCGAAAGCTATGAAAGCACGTTGGAGGAGCAACTCGAGTTGGAGATGTGGAGCATCGCCGAGCTGGGCGGCTCGGACGAGTCGCGCCGTCGTGTTGCGGCATTCGCCGCTCGTCGCAATTCAAACGGATGA
- a CDS encoding acetyl-CoA C-acetyltransferase, translating to MAEAYLVEVVRTAGGRRNGKLSGWHPANMAAETLNAVVDRSGIDPAAVEDVILGCVTQAGEQAFAFGRNAVLASKLPESVPAVTIDRQCGSSQQAVQFAAQAVMSGTQDVVIAAGAESMTRVPMFSNISLHQKEGIGTGPISDRIQKRFGVESFSQFEGAEMIARKYGFDRLTLDRFALESHRRAAEATKSGAFKSEIVPLKIEGGEHIVDEGIRFDASLESIGSVKLLKENGVVSAANASQICDGASAALVVSEKALKDYNLKPIARIVGLTVTAGDPVIMLEEPINATRRALAKAGMKIGDIDLYEVNEAFAPVPLAWLQAIEADPAKLNVNGGAIALGHPLGASGTKLLSTLVHALRARGKRYGLQTMCEGGGIANVTIVEALG from the coding sequence ATGGCAGAAGCTTATCTCGTTGAGGTGGTACGGACAGCTGGCGGCAGGCGTAACGGCAAACTTTCCGGCTGGCATCCGGCCAACATGGCTGCCGAAACACTCAACGCGGTCGTCGATCGGTCGGGGATCGACCCGGCCGCCGTCGAGGACGTGATCCTGGGTTGCGTGACACAGGCCGGCGAGCAGGCGTTCGCCTTCGGGCGGAATGCGGTGCTTGCCTCCAAGCTCCCGGAATCCGTTCCGGCCGTGACGATCGATCGGCAATGCGGCAGCTCGCAGCAGGCGGTGCAGTTCGCTGCGCAAGCGGTGATGTCGGGCACTCAGGATGTGGTGATAGCCGCCGGCGCGGAAAGCATGACGCGCGTGCCGATGTTCTCGAACATTTCGTTGCATCAGAAGGAGGGCATTGGGACCGGCCCGATCAGCGACCGCATTCAGAAGCGGTTCGGCGTGGAATCCTTCAGCCAGTTCGAGGGTGCCGAGATGATCGCAAGGAAATACGGGTTTGATCGGCTGACCTTGGACCGGTTCGCTCTCGAAAGCCACCGGCGCGCGGCAGAGGCAACGAAATCCGGAGCCTTCAAGAGCGAGATCGTTCCGCTCAAGATCGAAGGGGGAGAGCACATCGTCGATGAAGGAATTCGATTCGACGCTTCGCTGGAGTCGATCGGCTCGGTCAAGCTTCTGAAGGAGAATGGCGTCGTCAGTGCCGCCAACGCGAGCCAAATCTGCGACGGCGCCTCGGCTGCACTGGTCGTCAGCGAAAAGGCCCTCAAGGACTATAATCTGAAGCCGATCGCGCGCATCGTTGGCCTCACGGTGACCGCCGGCGACCCCGTCATCATGCTTGAAGAGCCGATCAACGCAACCCGTCGGGCCCTTGCAAAGGCCGGAATGAAGATCGGCGATATTGACCTCTACGAGGTCAACGAGGCTTTCGCACCGGTGCCGCTGGCCTGGCTTCAGGCGATCGAGGCCGATCCCGCAAAGCTCAATGTCAATGGCGGCGCGATTGCACTCGGTCATCCGCTCGGAGCCTCGGGTACCAAGCTCCTTTCGACTCTGGTCCATGCTCTGAGGGCTCGAGGCAAGCGATACGGGCTTCAGACGATGTGTGAGGGCGGAGGCATCGCCAACGTCACGATTGTCGAGGCTTTGGGATGA
- a CDS encoding SDR family NAD(P)-dependent oxidoreductase: MQIKGTAAVVTGGASGLGGAAAERLAAAGAKVTILDLNAELGEAHAKSIGGHFIKVDVTDEDGVEQALESAELMHGKARILVNCAGLGPPGKAIGRDGKALPLRDFARTININLIGSFNVLSKFAARLHMAETVGEERGVIVNTASVAAYDGQIGQAAYSASKGGIVGMTLPLAREFARYGIRVMTIAPGIFLTPLLMSLPEEAQKSLGKQVPFPSRLGQPSEFAQMVESIVVNPMLNGETIRLDGAIRMAPK; the protein is encoded by the coding sequence ATGCAAATCAAGGGAACGGCGGCGGTTGTGACTGGCGGGGCGTCTGGCCTCGGAGGCGCCGCAGCGGAGCGCCTGGCGGCCGCCGGTGCGAAGGTCACCATCCTGGACCTCAATGCAGAGCTGGGCGAGGCGCACGCCAAGTCCATCGGCGGGCACTTCATCAAGGTTGACGTGACTGACGAAGACGGTGTCGAGCAGGCGCTCGAGTCAGCAGAGCTCATGCACGGTAAGGCGCGGATCCTGGTCAACTGCGCCGGCCTCGGACCGCCCGGCAAAGCCATCGGTCGAGACGGCAAGGCGCTGCCGCTGCGCGACTTCGCCAGGACCATCAACATCAATCTGATCGGTAGCTTCAACGTGCTATCGAAGTTTGCCGCCCGTCTTCATATGGCCGAGACTGTTGGTGAGGAGCGAGGCGTCATCGTCAACACGGCCAGTGTGGCTGCATACGATGGCCAGATCGGCCAAGCGGCCTATTCAGCATCAAAGGGTGGAATCGTCGGCATGACGCTGCCCCTTGCTCGTGAATTTGCGCGTTACGGCATTCGGGTGATGACGATCGCGCCGGGCATCTTCCTTACGCCGCTGCTGATGTCGCTTCCGGAAGAGGCGCAGAAGTCGCTCGGCAAGCAGGTTCCATTTCCAAGCAGGCTCGGTCAGCCGTCCGAATTTGCTCAAATGGTCGAGTCCATTGTCGTCAATCCGATGCTCAACGGCGAAACAATCCGCCTCGACGGCGCAATCCGGATGGCACCGAAATGA
- a CDS encoding branched-chain amino acid ABC transporter permease, producing the protein MSAAEEVVEGHAAVEAVPKRAMTLGTGTSVVVLAALLIAPVFVKNFIIFQMTMLLIYGLAVLALNILTGGSGQFSLGQSAFYAVGAYTTAVLMEHFNVNYALTLPIAGVVCFGFGFLFGQPALRLSGVYLALATFALATAMPQLLKLNFLEHWTGGVQGLVVTKPDAPFGLKMSQDMWLYYFTLVVVIAIYMLSVNLLRSRSGRAFMAIRDNEIAASSMGVNVALYKTLAFGVSAAVTGIAGSLGAIAVQFVAPDSYTITLAISLFLGMVVGGVGWLPGSFVGAAFIIFVPNMAESISKGLSGAVFGVLLFAVIYLVPHGARQVAILGQGWIAKTKQN; encoded by the coding sequence ATGAGCGCTGCAGAAGAAGTCGTCGAAGGCCACGCGGCGGTCGAAGCCGTTCCGAAGCGGGCCATGACGCTGGGCACCGGCACCTCGGTGGTGGTGCTCGCGGCACTGCTGATCGCGCCCGTCTTCGTCAAGAACTTCATCATCTTCCAGATGACGATGCTCCTGATCTACGGGCTCGCCGTGCTGGCGCTGAACATCCTGACCGGCGGAAGCGGCCAGTTCTCGCTTGGCCAGAGCGCGTTCTACGCGGTCGGCGCCTACACGACCGCGGTGTTGATGGAGCACTTCAACGTCAATTACGCGCTGACGCTGCCGATCGCCGGCGTCGTCTGTTTCGGCTTCGGGTTTCTGTTCGGGCAGCCGGCGCTGCGGCTCTCCGGCGTCTACCTCGCGCTCGCGACCTTCGCGCTCGCCACCGCCATGCCGCAGCTGCTCAAGCTGAACTTCCTCGAGCACTGGACCGGCGGCGTGCAGGGCCTCGTCGTCACCAAGCCGGACGCGCCGTTCGGACTGAAGATGTCGCAGGACATGTGGCTGTATTATTTCACGCTCGTGGTCGTGATCGCGATCTACATGCTCTCGGTGAACCTGTTGCGCTCGAGGTCAGGCCGCGCCTTCATGGCGATCCGCGACAACGAGATCGCGGCGTCCTCGATGGGTGTCAACGTCGCACTCTACAAGACCTTGGCTTTCGGCGTCTCCGCCGCCGTCACCGGCATTGCCGGCTCGCTCGGCGCCATCGCGGTGCAGTTTGTGGCTCCCGACAGCTACACCATCACGCTCGCGATCTCGCTGTTCCTGGGCATGGTGGTCGGCGGCGTCGGCTGGCTGCCCGGCTCGTTCGTCGGTGCGGCCTTCATCATCTTCGTGCCGAACATGGCGGAGAGCATCTCCAAGGGCCTCTCAGGCGCCGTGTTCGGCGTGCTGCTGTTCGCCGTCATCTACCTCGTGCCGCATGGCGCAAGGCAGGTCGCGATCCTGGGCCAAGGCTGGATCGCCAAAACTAAACAGAACTGA
- a CDS encoding NAD(P)H-dependent flavin oxidoreductase, protein MTFQTRFTELVGVRHPVMQGGMMWVGRAELASAVSNAGGLGVITALTQPTPDDLRREIERCRSLTDKPFGVNLTILPSVTPPPYAEYRKAIIESGIKVVETAGARPQEHVEEFKSHGVIVIHKCTSVRHAISAEKMGVDVVSIDGFECAGHPGEDDVPGLVLIPAAADKISIPMLASGGFGDGRGLAAALALGADGINMGTRFCATVEAPIHEAVKQFLVENDERATNLIFRKFRNTGRVAKNSVSDNVVAISSVPDAAFDDVRPLVAGAKGRVALETGDLDAGLIWAGQVQGLIHDVPTCKHLIERIVADAKVTIGGRLAGLLKPEGLPV, encoded by the coding sequence ATGACCTTCCAAACCCGCTTCACGGAGCTTGTCGGCGTCCGTCACCCGGTCATGCAGGGCGGCATGATGTGGGTCGGGCGCGCAGAGCTCGCCAGCGCAGTTTCCAACGCCGGCGGGTTGGGTGTCATCACGGCCTTGACTCAGCCGACGCCGGATGATCTGCGGCGGGAGATCGAACGCTGCCGGTCGCTGACCGATAAGCCTTTCGGGGTCAACCTTACGATACTGCCCTCGGTGACACCTCCGCCTTACGCCGAGTATCGCAAGGCCATCATCGAAAGCGGGATCAAGGTGGTCGAGACGGCTGGTGCCCGGCCACAAGAGCATGTGGAGGAGTTCAAGTCCCATGGCGTCATCGTCATTCACAAATGCACGTCGGTTCGGCACGCCATATCTGCCGAGAAAATGGGAGTCGACGTCGTATCGATCGACGGCTTTGAGTGTGCCGGGCATCCCGGTGAGGACGACGTACCTGGCCTCGTATTGATCCCCGCTGCGGCAGACAAAATTTCCATTCCGATGCTGGCCAGTGGTGGCTTCGGCGATGGTCGCGGCCTCGCTGCTGCGCTGGCCCTTGGAGCTGACGGAATCAATATGGGCACGCGCTTCTGCGCGACGGTTGAGGCTCCGATACACGAAGCGGTGAAGCAGTTTCTGGTTGAGAACGACGAGCGGGCAACGAACCTCATTTTCCGAAAGTTTCGGAATACGGGGCGCGTGGCCAAGAATAGCGTGTCCGACAATGTCGTTGCGATCTCAAGCGTGCCCGACGCCGCGTTCGACGATGTCCGGCCATTGGTCGCAGGGGCGAAGGGGCGCGTTGCGCTTGAGACGGGGGATCTCGATGCCGGGCTGATCTGGGCCGGGCAGGTGCAGGGGCTGATTCACGACGTACCCACTTGCAAGCACCTGATCGAGCGAATCGTTGCCGATGCCAAAGTTACGATTGGTGGGCGGCTCGCTGGATTGCTGAAGCCTGAAGGTCTCCCGGTTTGA
- a CDS encoding branched-chain amino acid ABC transporter permease — MELFTNQVLAGIATGAIYACMALAVVMIYQAIDHLNFAQGEMAMFSTFISWQLMQWGVPYWAAFVITLAFSFVAGIAIERILFKPLTKAPVLTNVAGFIALFAIINSSAGLIWDFTIKQYPTPFGSAPFLGSQLISTHQAGMIGVTILLLLGLYFFFQYTRIGLAMRAAASVPESARLVGINTSWMIALGWGMATAIGSIAGMLIAPVVFLEPNMMGGVLIYGFAAAVLGGLTSPFGAVVGGFLVGVFENLAGTYIPGVGNELKLPIALALIISVLVVKPAGLFGRHIVKRV, encoded by the coding sequence ATGGAGCTGTTCACCAACCAGGTCCTGGCCGGCATTGCCACGGGCGCGATCTACGCCTGCATGGCGCTCGCCGTGGTCATGATCTACCAGGCCATCGACCATCTCAACTTCGCGCAGGGCGAGATGGCGATGTTCTCGACCTTCATCTCCTGGCAGCTGATGCAATGGGGCGTGCCCTATTGGGCTGCCTTCGTGATCACGCTGGCCTTCTCCTTCGTCGCCGGTATCGCGATCGAGCGGATCCTGTTCAAGCCGCTGACAAAGGCACCGGTGCTGACCAACGTCGCCGGGTTCATCGCGCTGTTCGCGATCATCAACTCCTCGGCGGGCCTGATCTGGGACTTCACCATCAAGCAATATCCGACCCCGTTCGGCTCCGCGCCGTTCCTCGGCAGCCAGCTGATCTCGACCCACCAGGCCGGCATGATCGGCGTCACTATACTGCTGCTGCTCGGCCTCTATTTCTTCTTCCAGTACACGCGGATCGGTCTTGCCATGCGCGCTGCCGCCTCGGTGCCTGAATCGGCCCGCCTCGTCGGCATCAACACCTCCTGGATGATCGCGCTCGGCTGGGGCATGGCGACCGCGATCGGCTCGATCGCCGGCATGCTGATCGCACCGGTCGTGTTCCTCGAGCCGAACATGATGGGCGGCGTGCTGATCTACGGCTTTGCCGCGGCCGTGCTCGGCGGACTGACCAGCCCGTTCGGCGCCGTGGTCGGCGGCTTCCTGGTCGGTGTCTTCGAGAACCTCGCCGGCACCTACATCCCCGGCGTCGGTAACGAGCTGAAACTCCCGATCGCGCTCGCGCTGATCATCTCCGTCCTGGTCGTCAAACCCGCCGGCCTGTTCGGTCGGCACATCGTCAAGCGAGTTTGA
- a CDS encoding phosphotransferase, translating into MSALDDTANSGLAEPSDAHRLDEGALARWMAANVEGFRGPLNVSKFKGGQSNPTYRLQSADGVYVLRRKPPGPLVAGAHAVDREARVQRALSQVGFPVARIYGYCADTSVIGSEFYVMQLVEGRIFWDATFPGVSREERPSYFNAMCDVIAQLHSVDPTSIGLGDYGKPGSYFERQISRWSRQYQEDPQAGRDANMDRLVSELPGRIPAGDEASIVHGDFRCDNLIFHPSEPRVIAVLDWELSTLGHPLADFAYHAIMYRMPPHIVAGLAGADLAALNIPREAEYIDRYCRATGREAIADWQFYVAFNFFRLAAIMHGIAGRALRRTASSTQAIERGKSFPELAKLAIRALENLT; encoded by the coding sequence GTGAGCGCGCTCGACGATACCGCCAACTCCGGATTGGCGGAACCCTCTGACGCCCATCGTCTTGACGAGGGTGCCTTGGCGCGCTGGATGGCGGCCAATGTCGAGGGGTTTCGAGGGCCGCTCAACGTCTCCAAATTCAAGGGAGGTCAGTCGAACCCGACTTACCGTCTTCAATCCGCAGACGGCGTCTACGTGCTCCGGCGCAAACCACCGGGCCCATTGGTAGCCGGAGCGCACGCCGTCGATCGCGAGGCGCGCGTCCAGCGCGCGCTGTCGCAGGTCGGGTTTCCTGTGGCACGCATTTACGGCTATTGCGCCGACACGTCCGTCATCGGAAGCGAATTCTATGTGATGCAGCTGGTGGAGGGCCGCATCTTCTGGGACGCGACTTTCCCCGGAGTTAGCAGAGAAGAACGACCTTCCTACTTCAACGCCATGTGCGACGTCATCGCGCAACTCCACTCGGTTGACCCGACCTCGATCGGCCTGGGCGACTACGGCAAGCCGGGCAGCTACTTTGAGCGGCAGATCAGCCGGTGGTCGCGCCAGTATCAGGAAGATCCACAGGCCGGGCGCGATGCCAACATGGATCGCCTTGTCAGCGAGCTTCCGGGAAGGATTCCGGCGGGTGACGAGGCCTCCATCGTGCATGGCGACTTCCGTTGCGACAATCTGATCTTTCATCCGAGCGAGCCGCGGGTGATCGCCGTGCTCGACTGGGAGCTTTCGACCCTCGGACATCCGCTCGCCGACTTCGCTTACCACGCAATCATGTATCGAATGCCTCCGCACATAGTTGCTGGCCTAGCGGGAGCAGATCTGGCCGCTCTCAATATTCCGAGAGAAGCCGAATACATCGACAGGTACTGCCGCGCGACCGGCCGAGAGGCGATTGCAGACTGGCAGTTCTACGTTGCTTTCAACTTCTTTCGGCTTGCGGCGATCATGCACGGCATAGCCGGTCGCGCGCTGCGCAGGACAGCGTCGTCGACGCAGGCCATCGAGCGCGGAAAGAGCTTTCCGGAACTGGCGAAGCTGGCTATTCGCGCGTTGGAGAATCTAACATGA
- a CDS encoding ABC transporter ATP-binding protein produces the protein MIQASQMKDQEALLSVRDVTVAFGGIIALNGVSFDMHKGQILGLIGPNGAGKTTLFNCLSRLYQPSSGDILMEGASILTRPPHRIAEIGIGRTFQNVALFPNLSVMDNVRVGAHSRTSSDIISDSLKLAWVRRSETSVNKKVHEILAYLDLEDVAHTVVSGLPFGTQKRVELARALAADPKILLLDEPAGGLNHEEVYVLGDLIRRIRDDRHMTVLLVEHHMGLVMSIADHVVALNFGKKLAEGTPAQVQADPDVIKAYLGSKDQ, from the coding sequence ATGATTCAAGCGAGTCAAATGAAGGATCAAGAGGCGTTACTCTCGGTTCGAGATGTGACGGTGGCCTTCGGCGGCATCATCGCGCTCAACGGCGTGTCCTTCGACATGCACAAGGGCCAGATCCTCGGCTTGATCGGCCCCAACGGCGCCGGCAAGACCACGCTCTTCAACTGCCTGTCCCGGCTCTACCAGCCGTCATCCGGCGACATCCTGATGGAGGGCGCGAGCATCCTGACGCGGCCGCCGCACCGGATCGCCGAGATCGGCATCGGCCGCACCTTCCAGAACGTGGCGCTGTTTCCGAACCTGTCGGTGATGGACAACGTCCGCGTCGGCGCGCATTCGAGGACCTCGAGCGACATCATCAGCGACTCCCTGAAGCTTGCCTGGGTTCGCCGCAGCGAAACCAGCGTCAACAAGAAGGTGCACGAGATCCTCGCCTATCTCGACCTCGAGGACGTCGCCCACACCGTGGTCTCCGGCCTGCCCTTCGGCACGCAGAAGCGCGTCGAGCTGGCGCGCGCACTCGCGGCCGATCCCAAGATCCTGCTGCTCGACGAGCCCGCCGGTGGCCTCAACCACGAAGAGGTCTACGTGCTCGGCGACCTCATTCGCCGCATTCGCGACGACCGGCATATGACCGTGCTGCTGGTCGAGCATCACATGGGCCTGGTGATGTCGATCGCCGACCATGTCGTTGCGCTGAATTTCGGCAAGAAGCTCGCGGAAGGCACGCCGGCCCAGGTGCAGGCGGACCCCGACGTCATCAAGGCCTATCTCGGGAGCAAGGACCAATGA
- a CDS encoding ABC transporter ATP-binding protein encodes MTTLLNVKDLRAYYGQVQALHGLSFSLNEGSLTTLLGANGAGKTTTLRAICNMVRSTGAIEFEGKPLSNRSTESIVRFGIAHVPQGRGTFTTMTVEENLQLGAITRKDSAGIVSDIERMYAHFPVLKQRHTQQAGTLSGGEQQMLAVARALMLRPRLMLLDEPSFGLAPLVVRDLFGILGKINREDKVSILVVEQNAQLALELADQAYVIETGRIVMSGNAKDIANNEEIRKSYLGY; translated from the coding sequence ATGACGACGCTGCTCAACGTCAAGGACCTGCGCGCCTATTACGGCCAGGTCCAGGCGCTCCATGGCCTGTCCTTCTCGCTCAACGAGGGATCGTTGACGACGCTGCTCGGCGCGAATGGCGCCGGCAAGACCACCACCCTGCGCGCGATCTGCAACATGGTGCGTTCCACCGGTGCAATCGAGTTCGAAGGCAAGCCGCTCAGCAACCGCTCCACCGAGAGCATCGTGCGGTTCGGCATCGCCCACGTGCCGCAGGGCCGCGGCACCTTCACGACCATGACGGTCGAGGAGAACCTCCAGCTCGGGGCCATCACCCGCAAGGACAGCGCCGGCATCGTCTCCGACATCGAGCGCATGTACGCGCATTTCCCGGTGCTGAAGCAGCGCCACACCCAGCAGGCCGGCACGCTTTCCGGCGGCGAGCAGCAGATGCTCGCGGTCGCCCGCGCCCTGATGCTGCGGCCGCGGCTGATGCTGCTGGACGAGCCCTCCTTCGGCCTCGCGCCGCTGGTGGTGCGCGACCTGTTCGGCATCCTTGGCAAGATCAACCGCGAGGACAAGGTGTCGATCCTGGTGGTCGAGCAGAACGCCCAGCTCGCGCTGGAGCTCGCCGACCAGGCCTATGTGATCGAGACCGGCCGCATCGTGATGTCGGGCAACGCCAAGGACATCGCGAACAACGAAGAAATCCGCAAATCCTATCTGGGTTACTGA
- a CDS encoding acetyl-CoA C-acyltransferase — protein sequence MSDPVVIASYARTPIGSFQGALARFKATELGAAATKAAVERAGIEAERINQVVMGCVLPAALGQAPARQVALGAGLPLSAQATTVNKMCGSGMQAAILAHDALAVGSADVIVAGGMESMTNAPYALPKHRSGARIGHDRVVDTMMMDGLEDAYTPGKAMGAFAEDAAREFQFGRDAQDAYALRSLDRARAAIASGAFADEIAAMPAAAKDGSVVGTDEQPGKAKPEKISLLKPAFAADGTITPANASSISDGAAALVMTRRSIADRLGLPIAATIRAHAAHAQAPALFTTAPAPAIQKALAKAGWSASDVDLYEINEAFAVVAMIAARELDIPAEKLNVNGGATALGHPIGASGARIIVTLLAALKARGLKRGVASLCIGGGEATAMAIEI from the coding sequence ATGTCCGACCCAGTTGTTATCGCGAGCTACGCGCGCACGCCTATCGGGTCCTTTCAGGGCGCGCTCGCGCGCTTCAAGGCCACCGAGCTCGGTGCGGCGGCAACGAAAGCGGCAGTTGAGCGTGCTGGCATCGAGGCGGAGCGCATCAATCAGGTCGTGATGGGGTGCGTGCTGCCGGCCGCGCTTGGTCAAGCTCCCGCCCGACAAGTTGCGTTGGGGGCGGGATTGCCACTGAGCGCGCAGGCGACCACGGTCAACAAGATGTGCGGTTCGGGCATGCAAGCCGCGATCTTGGCCCATGACGCGCTCGCCGTCGGCTCTGCCGACGTTATCGTTGCAGGTGGCATGGAAAGCATGACGAATGCACCATATGCCCTGCCCAAGCATCGTAGTGGCGCGCGCATCGGGCACGACCGCGTCGTAGACACGATGATGATGGATGGACTGGAGGATGCGTATACTCCAGGTAAGGCCATGGGCGCCTTCGCGGAAGATGCTGCGCGCGAATTTCAGTTTGGTCGCGATGCGCAAGACGCATATGCGCTCCGGTCCTTGGATCGCGCTCGGGCTGCGATCGCCAGCGGCGCATTTGCCGACGAGATCGCCGCTATGCCGGCGGCCGCCAAAGATGGATCGGTCGTGGGCACGGACGAGCAGCCAGGAAAGGCGAAGCCCGAAAAGATATCTCTGCTGAAGCCGGCGTTCGCAGCTGACGGCACGATCACCCCTGCCAACGCATCGTCCATCTCTGATGGAGCCGCAGCTCTCGTGATGACCCGCCGAAGCATTGCCGATAGGCTGGGCCTTCCGATCGCCGCCACGATCCGCGCACACGCGGCGCACGCTCAGGCGCCGGCTCTCTTTACGACTGCTCCCGCGCCGGCAATTCAGAAGGCGCTGGCCAAAGCGGGGTGGTCCGCTTCGGACGTCGATCTCTACGAGATCAACGAAGCATTCGCCGTTGTGGCGATGATCGCTGCGCGCGAGCTCGACATTCCGGCCGAGAAACTCAACGTCAACGGCGGTGCGACCGCCCTCGGCCATCCCATCGGCGCAAGTGGCGCCCGAATCATCGTCACGTTACTGGCCGCGCTTAAGGCGCGGGGCCTCAAGCGCGGTGTGGCCAGCCTCTGCATTGGTGGCGGCGAAGCGACGGCAATGGCCATCGAAATCTGA